Proteins from a single region of Argopecten irradians isolate NY chromosome 7, Ai_NY, whole genome shotgun sequence:
- the LOC138328020 gene encoding regulatory factor X-associated protein-like — protein MDMDMDQSAQEDSRSVTMDTGHIDFGGSGGFTVDFRRDNSGKDLSKTKHGRAEGAMLPSMSPGKVECSQSSGAAESFNVGGELGLRPSLLDDVLSDKKMALMRSPEVIRFLQTQQAKISSQKGQSSQTENIDSIRGDKS, from the exons ATGGATATGGACATGGATCAGTCTGCTCAGGAAGATTCCAGaagtgttaccatggatactgGCCATATTGATTTTGGAGGTAGTGGTGGATTCACAGTGGATTTCAGGAGAGATAACTCTGGAAAAGACCTGTCAAAGACAAAg CACGGGAGAGCAGAGGGTGCCATGTTGCCGTCCATGTCACCAGGGAAAGTGGAGTGTTCCCAATCATCCGGGGCTGCTGAAAGTTTCAATGTGGGAGGAGAGTTAGGTCTACGGCCTAGTCTCCTAGATGATGTTTTGTCTGATAAAAAAATG GCATTGATGAGATCTCCAGAGGTTATTCGCTTTCTACAGACTCAACAGGCCAAAATATCTTCCCAAAAGGGACAGTCATCTCAGACTGAGAACATTGATAGCATCAGGGGAGACAAATCCTGA
- the LOC138328016 gene encoding brain tumor protein-like — translation MAATLLASEENSPTDSPIASPLPSLESEEHACPICEEKLNQPKVLDCLHVFCQACLEKSLEEPTDGGDASSGYIKCQTCKQETKVPTKGVEDLQADYVTVDLLEMSSIEDMQIVCTSCKAKEKAVARCSDCANFLCTNCVTAHQFMRCFDNHKVVSFEEIQKGDGLPIHKPIYCPSHTSETMRHFCSTCEMPICNECLLADHKAPEHFSERINDIEGKFFDEIQNLITESKSKIKFCDEASSTLENGLSELQMQRDNAKGLIQETFQSYKAMLEKRRDDLLQEMEDLHSKQELGIMDMFHNLEKTVDKIEDGSKFAEMVTKHGNGLQVILLKKMISSQLLSLINNTPIPDVAISIEFHTDTDVFQQAVKNCFGSFSQPEAKVEEQQSPSLTSSFENETFMNPSNLLGLNKFDRTLIPPSSEFIQSPMMPPASMSETSIPGMPPMPNMTGGHSIMATAITGGSQSCQEPVSLSRNSHSPAMSDSGISVDTASNNSGSSAPMLNNIQALAKLHPIGFSNQGLPPSSSGGTPTPINPDAGMMMQQQPPTPRSQTPTLDSIVDMLHQSHNPSRGLSNMCASGSMGSIGSVNSIGTIGNMMNPPVPIGTERSVSSVSPTGTSVSYPPPVRRGSKMSAMQIRCKFGQLGPGKGQFNSPHGFCLGMEEDIIVADTNNHRVQVFEKTGEFKYQFGIPGREEGQLWYPRKIAVMRSSGKYVVCDRGNERSRMQMFTRNGHFVKKIAIRYIDIVAGLAITSQGHIVAVDSVSPTVFCIAETGDLVKWFDCSDYMREPSDIAISGKEYFVCDFKGHCVVVFNDDGAFVRRIGCENITNYPNGIDISDAGDVLIGDSHGNRFHVGVFQRDGSLIGEFECPYVKVSRCCGLKITSEGYVVTLAKNNHHVLVLNTLYIT, via the exons ATGGCTGCTACTTTGTTGGCATCAGAGGAAAATTCACCCACAGACTCCCCGATAGCTTCACCTCTACCTAGCTTAGAATCTGAGGAACATGCTTGTCCTATTTGTGAAGAAAAACTTAACCAGCCAAAGGTTCTTGACTGTCTTCATGTATTCTGCCAGGCATGTTTAGAGAAATCACTGGAAGAGCCAACAGATGGAGGAGATGCATCGTCTGGGTACATCAAGTGCCAGACATGCAAACAAGAGACAAAAGTTCCAACCAAGGGAGTTGAGGACTTACAAGCAGATTATGTTACAGTAGATCTGTTGGAGATGTCCTCGATTGAGGACATGCAAATTGTTTGTACTAGTTGCAAGGCCAAGGAGAAGGCAGTTGCCAGGTGCAGTGACTGTGCCAACTTCCTGTGCACTAACTGTGTGACGGCTCACCAGTTCATGCGATGCTTTGATAATCACAAG gtGGTTTCTTTTGAGGAAATACAAAAAGGAGATGGACTTCCAATCCACAAACCAATATATTGTCCCTCACACACCTCAGAAACCATGAGACATTTTtgcagtacatgtgag ATGCCAATTTGCAATGAATGTTTACTGGCAGACCACAAGGCTCCAGAACATTTCTCTGAGAGAATAAATGACATTGAGGGAAAGTTCTTTGATGAAATCCAGAACCTGATCACAGAGAGCAAGAGTAAAATAAAATTCTGTGATGAGGCCTCGAGTACTCTGGAGAATGGCCTTAGTGAGCTTCAGATGCAGCGTGACAATGCCAAGGGGCTTATACAAGAAACATTCCAAAGCTACAAAGCAATGCTCGAGAAGAGAAGG gATGATTTACTTCAAGAAATGGAAGATTTGCACTCAAAGCAAGAGCTTGGAATCATGGACATGTTTCACAACCTAGAAAAGACTGTGGATAAAATTGAAGATGGCAGCAAATTTGCAGAGATGGTCACAAAGCATGGAAATGGATTGCAAGTGATTTTGTTAAAGAAGATGATATCATCTCAGCTTCTGTCATTGATAAACAACACTCCCATACCAGATGTGGCTATATCCATCGAATTCCACACCGACACAGATGTCTTCCAACAAGCTGTGAAGAATTGTTTTGGCTCATTCTCCCAACCAGAGGCAAAG gtTGAGGAACAACAGTCACCATCGCTGACATcttcatttgaaaatgaaacctTCATGAATCCAAGCAATTTGTTAGGCCTTAACAAATTTGATCGCACATTGATCCCTCCTTCCTCTGAATTCATCCAGAGTCCGATGATGCCTCCAGCATCCATGAGTGAGACCAGTATACCGGGCATGCCTCCCATGCCCAACATGACAGGAGGACATAGTATCATGGCCACAGCCATTACTGGGGGATCCCAGTCCTGCCAGGAACCTGTCAGTCTGTCCCGTAACTCCCACAGCCCAGCCATGTCTGATAGCGGGATATCGGTCGACACTGCCAGCAACAACAGTGGCTCAAGTGCACCAATGTTAAACAACATCCAGGCGTTGGCCAAACTTCATCCCATTGGGTTCAGTAATCAAG GTCTGCCACCCAGTTCTAGTGGAGGGACACCAACACCCATCAATCCAGATGCTGGCATGATGATGCAGCAGCAGCCTCCAACCCCGCGGTCTCAGACCCCAACACTCGACTCCATTGTGGACATGCTGCATCAGTCCCATAACCCCAGCAGAGGACTTAGTAACATGTGTGCCAGTGGCAGCATGGGGAGCATCGGTAGTGTCAACAGCATTGGTACCATTGGCAACATGATGAACCCCCCAG TCCCAATTGGAACTGAAAGAAGTGTAAGCAGTGTCAGTCCAACTGGAACATCCGTCAGCTACCCACCACCAGTACGCAGGGGCAGTAAAATGAGTGCCATGCAGATCAG GTGCAAATTTGGACAGCTAGGTCCAGGAAAAGGACAGTTTAACTCTCCACATGGATTCTGTTTGGGGATGGAAGAAGACATCATTGTTGCAGATACCAACAATCACAGAGTTCAAGTTTTCGAGAAAACTGGTGAATTCAAATATCAGTTTGGTATCCCAG GGAGGGAAGAAGGACAGCTCTGGTATCCACGCAAGATTGCAGTCATGAGAAGCAGTGGAAAATATGTTGTATGCGATCGTGGAAACGAACGCTCTCGCATGCAGATGTTCACTCGCAATGGACATTTCGTCAAGAAGATAGCGATCCGTTATATTGACATTGTTGCTGGACTGGCCATTACTTCGCAAG GGCACATTGTTGCAGTGGACAGTGTTTCTCCAACAGTTTTCTGCATTGCTGAGACTGGAGACCTCGTCAAATGGTTTGACTGCAGTGACTACATGAGAGAACCCTCGGACATAGCAATAAGTGGCAAGGAGTATTTTGTCTGTGATTTCAAG GGTCATTGTGTAGTTGTCTTCAATGATGATGGTGCATTTGTTCGTCGTATTGGCTGTGAGAATATTACCAACTATCCAAACGGTATAGATATCAGCGATGCTGGAGATGTCCTAATCGGCGACAGTCATGGTAACCGTTTCCATGTAGGAGTTTTCCAGAGGGATGGCTCTCTCATCGGGGAATTTGAGTGTCCATATGTGAAGGTCAGCCGTTGCTGTGGACTGAAGATTACTTCAGAGGGTTATGTGGTGACCCTTGCTAAGAATAACCACCATGTTTTGGTACTAAACACCTTGTATATTACTTAA